A window from Pseudomonas kribbensis encodes these proteins:
- the secF gene encoding protein translocase subunit SecF — MLRTINFMGVRNFAFGVTLFLTVLALFSVFHKGMNWGLDFTGGTLIELTYERPADVTKVREQLVTAGYHEAVVQNFGATTDLLVRMPGEDPQLGHQVAEALQKVGGENPATVKRVEFVGPQVGEELRDQGGLGMLLALGGILIYLAFRFQWKFAVGAIVSLIHDVIVTVGILSFFQITFDLTVLAAVLAIIGYSLNDTIVVFDRVRENFRVLRKASLIENINISTTQTLLRTMATSISTLLAIAALLFFGGDNLFGFSIALFIGVLAGTYSSIYIANVVLIWLNLSSEDLIPPANTEKEVDDRP; from the coding sequence ATGTTACGTACAATCAACTTCATGGGCGTTCGCAACTTCGCGTTCGGCGTCACATTGTTCCTTACCGTGCTGGCCTTGTTCAGCGTGTTCCACAAGGGCATGAACTGGGGCCTGGACTTCACCGGCGGTACGCTCATCGAGCTGACCTACGAGCGTCCGGCCGACGTCACCAAGGTGCGTGAGCAACTGGTTACCGCTGGTTATCACGAAGCGGTCGTGCAGAACTTCGGTGCGACTACCGACCTGCTGGTGCGCATGCCGGGTGAAGACCCGCAGCTGGGCCATCAGGTGGCGGAAGCGCTGCAGAAAGTCGGCGGTGAAAACCCGGCGACGGTCAAGCGCGTCGAGTTCGTCGGCCCGCAGGTCGGTGAAGAACTGCGCGACCAGGGCGGCCTCGGCATGCTGCTGGCGCTCGGCGGCATCCTGATCTACCTGGCTTTCCGCTTTCAGTGGAAATTCGCGGTCGGTGCCATCGTTTCGCTGATTCACGACGTGATCGTGACCGTGGGTATCCTGTCGTTCTTCCAGATCACCTTCGACCTGACGGTGCTGGCGGCGGTACTGGCGATCATCGGCTACTCGCTGAACGACACCATCGTCGTGTTCGACCGGGTGCGTGAGAACTTCCGCGTGCTGCGCAAGGCTTCGCTGATCGAGAACATCAACATCTCGACCACTCAGACCCTGCTGCGCACCATGGCGACTTCGATCTCCACTTTGCTGGCGATTGCGGCGCTGCTGTTCTTCGGTGGCGACAACCTGTTTGGTTTCTCCATCGCCCTGTTCATCGGTGTTCTGGCGGGTACCTACTCGTCGATCTACATCGCCAACGTGGTGCTGATCTGGCTGAACCTGTCTTCGGAAGACCTGATTCCGCCGGCCAATACCGAGAAGGAAGTCGACGACCGTCCATAA
- the secD gene encoding protein translocase subunit SecD, protein MLNKYPLWKYILILAVLAIGLIYSAPNLYPDDPAIQISGASTALQVNQADLDRVSTALKESGINVKASSLAANGKGGLIRLTKAEDQLPAKDVVRKALGDDYVVALNLAQTTPQWLRNMAAHPMKLGLDLSGGVHFLLEVDMDKALDARLKVYEGDVKSLLRKEKLRYRSLPQLNGAIQLGFSDADSREQARALIRKNFNDFDIVPADLNGQPVLRLAMTPAKLAEIREYSIKQNLTTVRNRVNELGVAEPIVQRQGANRIVVELPGVQDTAEAKRILGKTANLEFRLAAEPGASKATSETFEFREGKRPPAQIERSLIITGDQVTDAKAGFGEHGTPEVNIRLDGHGGELMSRATRSNVGRSMAVIFIEQRPVTTYVKQMVDGVEKDVPVQSFKEEKKIISLATIQSPLGAQFRITGLNGQGESSELALLLRAGGLAAPMYFAEERTIGPSLGADNITKGIDASLWGMLFVSLFIIAIYRFFGLIATVALAVNMVLLLALMSLLGATLTLPGIAGIVLTMGMAVDANVLIFSRIREEIAAGMTVQRAINEGFGRAFTAILDANLTTLLVGGILFAMGTGPVKGFAVTMSLGIFTSMFTAIMVTRAMVNLIFGGRDFKKLWI, encoded by the coding sequence ATGCTGAACAAATATCCTCTGTGGAAATACATTCTGATCCTGGCGGTGCTGGCGATCGGTCTGATTTATTCCGCTCCGAATCTATACCCCGATGACCCGGCCATCCAGATCAGCGGCGCCAGCACGGCCCTGCAGGTCAACCAGGCCGACCTGGACCGCGTGAGCACCGCGCTCAAGGAGTCCGGGATCAACGTCAAGGCTTCGAGTCTGGCAGCCAACGGCAAGGGCGGTCTGATCCGTCTGACCAAGGCTGAAGACCAGTTGCCGGCCAAAGACGTTGTGCGCAAGGCATTGGGTGATGACTACGTCGTCGCGCTGAACCTGGCACAGACCACTCCGCAATGGCTGCGCAACATGGCTGCGCACCCGATGAAGCTGGGTCTGGACTTGTCCGGTGGTGTGCACTTCCTGCTGGAAGTGGACATGGACAAAGCCCTCGACGCACGCCTGAAAGTCTACGAAGGCGACGTCAAGAGCCTGCTGCGCAAAGAGAAACTGCGCTATCGCAGCCTGCCGCAGCTCAATGGCGCCATTCAGCTGGGCTTCAGCGATGCTGACTCCCGCGAACAGGCCCGTGCGCTGATCCGCAAGAATTTCAACGATTTCGACATTGTTCCGGCCGACCTCAACGGTCAACCGGTGCTGCGTCTGGCGATGACCCCGGCCAAGCTGGCGGAAATCCGTGAATACTCCATCAAGCAGAACTTGACCACGGTACGTAACCGCGTCAACGAGCTGGGTGTTGCCGAACCGATCGTCCAGCGTCAGGGCGCAAACCGCATCGTGGTTGAGCTGCCGGGCGTGCAGGACACTGCAGAAGCCAAGCGTATCCTCGGCAAGACCGCCAACCTGGAGTTCCGTCTGGCCGCCGAGCCGGGTGCATCGAAAGCCACTTCCGAGACTTTCGAGTTCCGCGAAGGCAAGCGTCCTCCGGCACAGATCGAGCGCAGTCTGATCATCACCGGTGACCAGGTGACCGATGCCAAGGCCGGTTTCGGCGAGCACGGCACACCTGAAGTGAACATCCGTCTGGATGGCCACGGTGGCGAACTGATGAGCCGCGCGACCCGCAGCAACGTCGGTCGCAGCATGGCGGTGATCTTCATCGAGCAGCGTCCGGTGACCACCTACGTCAAGCAGATGGTCGACGGCGTCGAGAAAGACGTGCCGGTGCAGAGCTTCAAGGAAGAGAAGAAGATCATCAGCCTGGCGACCATTCAGTCGCCGCTGGGTGCGCAATTCCGTATCACCGGCCTGAACGGCCAGGGCGAGTCTTCCGAGCTGGCGCTGCTGCTGCGTGCCGGTGGACTGGCGGCTCCGATGTACTTTGCTGAAGAACGTACCATCGGCCCGAGCCTGGGTGCGGACAACATCACCAAGGGTATCGATGCATCGCTGTGGGGCATGCTGTTCGTCTCGCTGTTCATCATCGCCATCTACCGCTTCTTCGGCCTGATCGCCACCGTCGCGCTGGCGGTGAACATGGTGCTGCTGCTGGCGCTGATGTCGCTGCTGGGTGCAACCCTGACCCTGCCGGGTATCGCCGGTATCGTGTTGACCATGGGTATGGCGGTCGACGCCAACGTGCTGATCTTCTCGCGGATCCGCGAAGAGATCGCCGCCGGCATGACCGTGCAGCGTGCAATCAACGAAGGCTTCGGCCGGGCATTCACCGCGATTCTCGACGCCAACCTGACCACCTTGCTGGTCGGCGGCATCCTCTTCGCCATGGGCACCGGCCCGGTGAAGGGTTTCGCAGTGACCATGTCCCTCGGGATCTTTACCTCGATGTTCACGGCCATCATGGTGACCCGCGCGATGGTCAACCTGATCTTCGGCGGTCGTGACTTCAAGAAGTTGTGGATTTAA
- the yajC gene encoding preprotein translocase subunit YajC: MSFFISNAMADAAAPAAAPMGGGFEWIFLVGFLVIFYLMIWRPQAKRAKEQKNLLNSLQKGDEVVTTGGIAGKITKVADDFVVLEVSDTVEMKFQKGAIAATLPKGTLKAI, encoded by the coding sequence ATGAGCTTTTTTATCTCTAACGCCATGGCTGACGCGGCTGCACCGGCTGCAGCGCCTATGGGCGGCGGCTTCGAGTGGATTTTCCTGGTCGGCTTCCTGGTCATCTTCTACCTGATGATCTGGCGTCCACAGGCCAAGCGCGCCAAAGAGCAGAAGAACCTGCTGAACAGCCTGCAGAAGGGCGACGAAGTGGTCACCACCGGCGGCATCGCCGGCAAGATCACCAAAGTGGCCGATGACTTCGTGGTTCTGGAAGTTTCCGACACCGTGGAAATGAAGTTCCAGAAGGGCGCCATCGCCGCCACGCTGCCAAAAGGCACGCTGAAAGCGATCTAA
- the tgt gene encoding tRNA guanosine(34) transglycosylase Tgt: MSFELLATDGKARRGRLTFPRGTVETPAFMPVGTYGTVKGMLPRDIEAIGAEIILGNTFHLWLRPGTEVIKAHGDLHDFMQWKGPILTDSGGFQVFSLGAMRKIKEEGVTFASPVDGSKVFMGPEESMQVQRDLGSDIVMIFDECTPYPADEDVARVSMELSLRWAQRSKNAHGDNTAALFGIVQGGMHQDLRMRSLEGLDKIGFDGLAIGGLSVGEPKHEMIKVLDYLPGMMPADKPRYLMGVGKPEDLVEGVRRGVDMFDCVMPTRNARNGHLFIDTGVLKIRNAFHRHDDSPLDPTCDCYTCQNFSRAYLHHLDKCGEMLGSMLNTIHNLRHYQVLMAGLREAIQQGTLAAFVDAFYAKRGLPVPPLD, from the coding sequence ATGTCCTTTGAACTCCTGGCCACCGATGGCAAGGCCCGTCGTGGTCGCCTGACCTTCCCCCGTGGCACCGTCGAGACCCCGGCCTTCATGCCGGTGGGTACTTACGGCACGGTCAAGGGCATGTTGCCGCGGGATATCGAGGCGATTGGCGCGGAAATCATTCTGGGCAACACCTTCCACCTGTGGCTGCGCCCGGGCACCGAAGTGATCAAGGCCCACGGCGACCTGCACGATTTCATGCAGTGGAAAGGCCCGATCCTGACCGACTCCGGCGGTTTTCAGGTGTTCAGCCTCGGCGCCATGCGCAAGATCAAGGAGGAGGGTGTGACCTTCGCCTCTCCGGTCGACGGTTCGAAAGTGTTCATGGGCCCGGAAGAGTCGATGCAGGTCCAGCGCGACCTGGGCTCGGACATCGTGATGATCTTCGACGAATGCACCCCGTACCCGGCTGACGAAGACGTCGCCCGCGTGTCCATGGAGCTGTCGCTGCGTTGGGCCCAGCGTTCGAAGAATGCCCATGGCGACAACACGGCGGCGCTGTTCGGCATCGTTCAGGGTGGCATGCACCAGGACCTGCGCATGCGTTCGCTGGAAGGCCTGGACAAGATCGGTTTCGACGGCCTGGCCATCGGCGGTCTGTCGGTGGGCGAACCGAAGCACGAAATGATCAAGGTGCTCGATTACCTGCCGGGCATGATGCCGGCTGACAAACCTCGTTACCTTATGGGCGTTGGCAAACCGGAAGATCTGGTTGAGGGTGTGCGCCGCGGTGTGGACATGTTCGATTGCGTGATGCCAACCCGTAATGCCCGCAACGGGCATCTGTTCATTGATACAGGCGTGCTGAAGATCCGTAACGCGTTCCATCGCCATGATGATTCGCCGCTGGATCCGACCTGCGATTGCTATACCTGCCAGAACTTCTCCCGCGCTTATCTGCATCACCTGGACAAGTGCGGCGAAATGCTGGGAAGCATGCTCAATACCATCCATAACTTGCGCCATTATCAGGTGCTGATGGCTGGTTTGCGCGAGGCTATTCAACAGGGTACATTGGCCGCCTTTGTCGATGCCTTCTACGCCAAACGCGGGCTCCCCGTTCCGCCTTTGGACTGA
- the queA gene encoding tRNA preQ1(34) S-adenosylmethionine ribosyltransferase-isomerase QueA, with translation MRVADFTFELPDSLIARHPLAERRGSRLLTLDGVSGALAHRQFTDLLEHLRPGDLMVFNNTRVIPARLFGQKASGGKLEILIERVLDTHRVLAHVRSSKSPKPGSKILIDGGGEAEMLARHDALFELGFSEEVLPLLDRVGHMPLPPYIDRPDEGSDRERYQTVYAEKLGAVAAPTAGLHFDQTLMEAIAAKGVETAFVTLHVGAGTFQPVRVEKIEDHHMHSEWLEVGQDVVDAVAACRARGGRVIAVGTTSVRSLESAARDGVLKPFSGDTDIFIYPGRPFHVVDALVTNFHLPESTLLMLVSAFAGYPETMAAYKAAVDNGYRFFSYGDAMFITRNPAPTAPEQTGPEETE, from the coding sequence ATGCGCGTTGCTGACTTTACCTTCGAGCTTCCTGATTCGCTGATCGCCCGCCACCCTTTGGCCGAGCGTCGCGGTAGTCGCCTGTTGACCCTGGATGGGGTCAGCGGCGCCCTGGCACACCGTCAATTTACTGATCTGCTTGAGCATTTGCGCCCCGGCGATCTGATGGTGTTCAACAATACCCGGGTGATTCCGGCGCGGCTGTTCGGGCAGAAAGCCTCCGGCGGCAAGCTGGAAATCCTCATTGAGCGGGTGCTCGATACGCACCGCGTGCTGGCCCATGTGCGTTCCAGCAAGTCGCCGAAACCGGGTTCGAAGATCCTCATCGACGGTGGTGGCGAAGCCGAGATGCTGGCGCGTCATGACGCGCTGTTCGAGCTGGGTTTCTCCGAGGAAGTGCTGCCGTTGCTCGACCGCGTCGGGCACATGCCGCTGCCTCCTTATATAGATCGCCCGGACGAAGGTTCGGATCGCGAGCGTTATCAGACCGTTTACGCCGAGAAGCTGGGCGCGGTGGCTGCACCGACCGCCGGGCTGCATTTCGACCAGACGCTGATGGAAGCGATTGCCGCCAAGGGCGTCGAGACTGCGTTCGTCACCCTGCACGTTGGCGCCGGTACCTTCCAGCCAGTGCGCGTCGAGAAAATCGAAGACCATCACATGCACAGCGAATGGCTGGAAGTCGGCCAGGACGTGGTCGACGCAGTCGCCGCTTGCCGCGCACGCGGTGGTCGGGTGATTGCCGTGGGCACCACCAGCGTGCGTTCGCTGGAAAGCGCTGCCCGCGACGGCGTGCTCAAGCCGTTCAGCGGTGATACCGACATCTTTATCTACCCGGGCCGGCCGTTCCATGTGGTCGATGCCCTGGTGACCAATTTCCATTTGCCCGAATCCACGCTGTTGATGCTGGTTTCGGCGTTTGCCGGTTACCCGGAAACCATGGCCGCCTATAAGGCCGCCGTGGACAACGGTTACCGCTTTTTCAGCTACGGTGATGCGATGTTCATCACCCGTAATCCCGCACCGACTGCCCCTGAACAGACAGGCCCAGAGGAAACAGAATGA